From Pseudomonas sp. StFLB209, a single genomic window includes:
- a CDS encoding sigma-70 family RNA polymerase sigma factor, translating into MSAHHLALHNLYSNHHSWLNAWLRSKLGNAADAADLAQDTFVRLCNRHEPLELKTPRAFLRTVARGLVIDHWRREELHRAWLHTIAHLPPGEAPSPETRELILELLNAVARMLDGMKPKVRQAFLLAQCEGLTHKQIAERLGVSIRSVERYVADALYHCYLLRYET; encoded by the coding sequence ATGTCTGCCCATCATTTGGCCCTGCATAACCTCTACAGCAATCATCACAGCTGGCTCAACGCTTGGCTGCGCAGCAAGCTGGGCAACGCTGCAGATGCCGCCGACCTGGCCCAGGACACCTTTGTGCGCCTGTGCAACCGGCATGAGCCTCTGGAGCTGAAAACCCCACGCGCGTTTCTGCGCACCGTGGCACGCGGGCTGGTGATTGATCACTGGCGTCGTGAAGAATTGCATCGGGCCTGGCTGCACACTATCGCCCATTTGCCGCCTGGCGAAGCACCGTCCCCGGAAACCCGTGAATTGATCCTCGAATTGCTCAATGCCGTGGCACGCATGCTCGATGGCATGAAGCCCAAAGTGCGTCAGGCCTTTCTGCTGGCACAATGCGAAGGGCTGACCCACAAGCAGATCGCTGAACGCCTGGGCGTTTCGATACGTTCTGTGGAACGCTACGTCGCCGACGCGCTGTATCACTGCTACCTGTTGCGGTACGAGACGTGA
- a CDS encoding mechanosensitive ion channel family protein: protein MDALNVINIGTDKVNALLNLVLQYGATIALKLLIATLLWVGGRWSIGMLVRMLQRSLTRQKFDPTVLRYLVSFVTVTLNIILVVAILGYFGIETTSFAALLAAVGLAIGMAWSGLLANLAAGGFIIVLRPFKVGDVIAIADVSGRVEEIGLFVTEIDTADNVRVLVSNNKILSSNIINYSTNDYRRVELTATLPADVDAQQTMARLSDQLQAIPNVMARPPAEVRLSAASADNITLTLRSFCHNDHYWPVYYQAMEVLRGLLQEKAPEHESPGAV, encoded by the coding sequence ATGGATGCATTGAACGTCATCAATATCGGGACCGATAAGGTCAATGCGCTGCTCAATCTGGTGTTGCAATACGGCGCCACCATCGCCTTGAAGCTGCTGATCGCTACGCTGTTGTGGGTTGGCGGGCGCTGGTCGATCGGGATGCTGGTCAGGATGCTGCAACGCTCGCTGACCCGGCAGAAGTTCGACCCGACAGTGCTGCGCTATCTTGTCTCGTTCGTGACCGTGACCCTGAATATCATCCTGGTAGTGGCCATTCTTGGCTACTTCGGTATCGAGACCACCAGTTTTGCGGCACTGCTGGCAGCGGTGGGGCTGGCTATCGGGATGGCGTGGTCGGGGTTGCTGGCCAATCTGGCGGCCGGCGGGTTCATCATCGTGTTACGACCATTCAAGGTCGGCGATGTGATTGCCATCGCCGATGTCAGTGGCCGGGTTGAGGAAATCGGCCTGTTCGTCACCGAGATTGATACCGCTGACAACGTGCGGGTGCTGGTGAGCAACAACAAGATCCTGTCGAGCAACATCATCAATTACTCGACCAACGATTATCGGCGCGTCGAGCTGACCGCCACCTTGCCGGCAGACGTGGATGCTCAGCAGACCATGGCCCGGCTGAGTGATCAGTTGCAGGCCATTCCCAACGTGATGGCCAGGCCGCCGGCCGAAGTGCGTCTGTCAGCCGCCAGCGCCGACAACATCACCCTGACGCTGCGCTCGTTCTGCCATAACGATCATTACTGGCCGGTGTATTACCAGGCCATGGAGGTGTTGCGCGGGTTGTTGCAGGAGAAAGCGCCAGAGCATGAGAGCCCTGGCGCGGTGTGA
- a CDS encoding YdgA family protein produces MNKSGIAAGVIVAVGALAIGGAWCTGQQLPGVLNETLAKGNQELTKAFAGSQYKVDLQLESLDSGLFSSTARYRSTVQALDENGQTQTLEFKFVDHIQHGPLPLSRLASLKLLPVMAVSKAELEKTPDVEKWFAMSQGKTPFHTDASIGYDCSVNGTVTFAPLQYKDTDGEFSFSGLTLLTDASADADKLKMTGTMDSLQLNVQSPDGPVAMQVKGMSFDTGGTKGKAGFYLGHSNVKVDQLVFQPVGRPAVQLDNFTNTNLMQEEGDKLAAQINYDVAKISYSGKDIGAAHLGLRFSNFDVASTRSLYQLFQEKVVPQQQAAAAAEQPLELNLSPADQALLDAEMRKLLAGKPHIELEKFSLKTANGESHAHLSVDLTDPGAFDQPQDELLSKSLGQVTARVVLSKPMIRDIVGLQANLQGVTDPKEVADQANAVSDMAAVMAQGMQLAKVEGENIVTSLQYANNSVDFNGQKMTPEQFVAFIMANSGALGAQ; encoded by the coding sequence ATGAATAAATCAGGTATTGCAGCAGGCGTGATCGTGGCTGTCGGCGCACTGGCCATCGGCGGCGCCTGGTGCACCGGTCAGCAACTGCCGGGCGTGCTCAACGAGACCCTGGCCAAGGGCAATCAGGAACTGACCAAGGCTTTTGCCGGCAGCCAGTACAAGGTCGATCTCCAGCTTGAGTCACTGGACAGCGGCCTGTTCAGCAGCACCGCGCGTTATCGTTCGACCGTCCAGGCGCTGGACGAGAATGGCCAGACCCAGACCCTGGAATTCAAATTCGTCGATCATATCCAGCACGGTCCGTTGCCGCTGTCGCGCCTGGCGTCCCTGAAACTGCTGCCGGTCATGGCGGTGAGCAAGGCCGAACTGGAAAAGACCCCCGATGTAGAAAAGTGGTTCGCCATGAGCCAGGGCAAGACGCCATTTCATACCGATGCCAGCATCGGCTATGACTGCTCGGTCAACGGCACCGTGACCTTCGCCCCGCTGCAATACAAGGACACCGACGGCGAATTCAGTTTCTCCGGCCTGACCCTGCTGACCGACGCTTCGGCCGACGCCGACAAGCTCAAGATGACCGGCACCATGGACAGCCTGCAACTCAATGTGCAGTCGCCGGACGGTCCGGTCGCCATGCAGGTCAAAGGCATGAGTTTCGATACCGGCGGCACCAAGGGCAAGGCAGGCTTCTACCTGGGCCACAGCAACGTCAAGGTCGACCAGTTGGTGTTCCAGCCGGTTGGCCGGCCTGCAGTGCAACTGGATAACTTCACCAACACCAACCTGATGCAGGAAGAGGGCGACAAGCTCGCTGCCCAGATCAACTACGATGTGGCAAAGATTTCCTACAGCGGCAAGGACATTGGTGCCGCGCATCTGGGGCTGCGGTTCAGTAATTTCGACGTGGCTTCCACCCGCTCGCTGTATCAGCTGTTCCAGGAAAAGGTCGTGCCTCAGCAACAGGCTGCCGCCGCCGCCGAACAGCCGCTGGAGCTGAACCTCAGCCCTGCCGACCAGGCACTGCTGGACGCCGAAATGCGCAAGCTGCTGGCCGGCAAGCCACACATCGAACTGGAGAAGTTCTCGCTCAAGACTGCCAACGGTGAAAGCCATGCGCACCTGAGCGTCGACCTGACCGACCCGGGTGCATTCGATCAGCCGCAGGACGAACTGCTCAGCAAGAGCCTCGGCCAGGTCACCGCCCGTGTGGTGCTGTCCAAGCCGATGATCCGCGACATCGTTGGCCTGCAAGCCAACCTGCAGGGCGTCACCGACCCGAAAGAAGTGGCCGACCAGGCCAACGCGGTCAGCGACATGGCGGCGGTCATGGCTCAGGGTATGCAACTGGCTAAGGTCGAGGGCGAAAACATCGTCACCAGCCTGCAATACGCCAACAACAGCGTCGACTTCAATGGCCAGAAGATGACCCCGGAGCAATTCGTGGCCTTCATCATGGCCAACTCCGGCGCGCTGGGCGCCCAGTAA
- a CDS encoding aldo/keto reductase, translating to MSYRTLGQSGLKVSTLTLGSMMFGEQTGTEESLRIIDKAWDQGVNFIDTADVYNGGRSEEIVGEAIAARRSEWVLATKVAVGPSDGVPNRAGLNRKHIFNAIDNSLRRLDTDYIDIYYLHKEDHDTPLEVTVSAIGDLIRQGKIRYWGVSNFRGWRIAEIANVAQRLGVDKPVISQPLYNIVNRQAELEQIPAAAFHGLGVVPYSPLARGVLSGKYAVDAAPASDSRAGRQDKRLLETEWRAESLQIARRIQDYTREKGVGIVEFAIAWVLNNQAVSSAIVGPRTEQQWDSYLKALEVRISAEDEAFVDSLVTPGHASTPGFNDVQHFVSGRPLR from the coding sequence ATGAGCTACCGCACACTGGGCCAATCGGGCCTTAAAGTTTCCACCCTGACCCTGGGCAGCATGATGTTCGGCGAACAAACCGGCACCGAGGAGTCACTGCGCATCATTGATAAAGCCTGGGACCAGGGGGTGAATTTCATCGACACCGCCGACGTATACAACGGCGGGCGTTCGGAAGAAATCGTCGGCGAAGCCATCGCCGCGCGGCGCAGCGAATGGGTGCTGGCAACCAAGGTCGCGGTGGGGCCGAGCGACGGCGTGCCCAATCGGGCCGGCCTTAACCGCAAGCATATCTTCAACGCCATCGACAACAGCCTGCGCCGCCTCGACACCGATTACATCGATATCTATTACCTGCACAAGGAAGACCACGACACGCCGCTGGAGGTGACGGTATCGGCGATTGGCGATCTGATTCGTCAGGGCAAGATCCGTTACTGGGGGGTGTCGAACTTTCGCGGCTGGCGGATCGCCGAGATCGCCAATGTCGCTCAGCGTCTGGGGGTGGACAAACCGGTCATCAGCCAGCCGTTGTACAACATCGTCAACCGTCAGGCCGAACTGGAACAGATTCCTGCCGCAGCGTTTCATGGCCTGGGCGTGGTGCCTTACAGCCCGCTGGCGCGTGGCGTGCTCAGTGGCAAATATGCCGTGGATGCAGCCCCGGCCAGTGACAGCCGGGCCGGGCGCCAGGACAAGCGTCTGCTGGAAACCGAATGGCGCGCCGAATCGCTGCAGATCGCCCGGCGCATTCAGGACTACACCCGCGAGAAGGGCGTGGGCATCGTCGAGTTTGCGATTGCCTGGGTACTGAACAACCAGGCGGTGTCCTCGGCCATTGTCGGGCCGCGTACCGAGCAACAATGGGACAGCTACCTCAAGGCACTTGAGGTGCGCATCAGCGCCGAAGACGAAGCGTTCGTCGACTCGCTGGTTACCCCTGGCCATGCCTCGACGCCGGGTTTCAATGATGTGCAGCACTTCGTATCAGGGCGTCCACTGCGCTGA
- a CDS encoding HAD-IA family hydrolase, translating into MSAQQGERGPIKAVIFDMDGLLLDTEGIYTEVTELIAGRYGKHFDWSIKQNTIGRGARDFSGYIIDTLELPISVDEFLEIRQPLLDERFPQCPAMPGAEALVRHLAAHRIPIAVGTSSSVRYYHAKITRHQAWFELFDTVVTADDPEVTAAKPAPDIFLRAAERLGVAPGDCLVFEDSPFGVTAAKAAGMLAVAIPDPNMPTDRYHHADLVLGSLSEAPLAQWGLPALPT; encoded by the coding sequence ATGAGTGCACAGCAGGGCGAGCGCGGGCCGATCAAGGCCGTGATTTTCGATATGGATGGTCTGTTACTGGACACCGAAGGGATCTACACCGAAGTCACCGAGCTGATTGCCGGACGCTATGGCAAGCATTTCGACTGGAGCATCAAGCAGAACACTATCGGTCGCGGGGCCCGCGACTTTTCCGGCTACATCATCGACACCCTGGAGCTGCCGATCTCGGTGGACGAGTTCCTGGAGATCCGCCAGCCGCTGCTCGATGAGCGCTTCCCGCAGTGCCCGGCAATGCCCGGTGCCGAGGCGCTGGTCCGGCATCTGGCAGCGCACCGTATTCCCATCGCGGTAGGCACCAGCTCATCGGTGCGCTATTACCACGCCAAGATCACCCGGCACCAAGCCTGGTTCGAACTGTTCGATACCGTGGTGACAGCTGACGACCCTGAGGTGACAGCCGCCAAACCCGCCCCGGACATTTTTCTGCGTGCCGCCGAGCGCCTGGGCGTAGCGCCGGGCGATTGCCTGGTGTTCGAGGACTCACCCTTTGGCGTGACCGCAGCCAAGGCCGCCGGCATGCTCGCCGTGGCCATCCCGGACCCGAACATGCCGACTGATCGCTATCACCACGCCGACCTGGTGCTCGGCTCGCTGAGTGAGGCGCCGCTGGCGCAATGGGGCTTGCCTGCGCTGCCAACCTGA
- a CDS encoding DUF4880 domain-containing protein has product MSTLHSPSAQVVRQAIDWSLRLRQPEVDPRLYEQCTQWRSAHADHEQAWQRVQTLSSDLNSTFDALPGAGQTFETLENSARQLSRRRTLKLLSGTVLLGSAGSWLARDYPAWNADFSTGIGQCQSYRLADGSQLQLNTDSVASLAGPGQLQLERGELLLDCTTPVSVAGRHGHFEAQAGRFVIRQEASRSRVSVLQGQLSIHGVGGPVTQVAAGQHYWVDTKGVQRLAELDMEAGAWAQGLIVTRNMRLADFLAELGRYRRGYLGCTDDIAGLRLSGVYRLADTDQLLAMLPKTLPVQLNYRTRWWITLQRQV; this is encoded by the coding sequence GTGAGCACCCTGCACTCCCCTTCAGCGCAGGTCGTGCGCCAGGCTATCGACTGGTCACTGCGCCTGAGACAGCCCGAAGTCGATCCACGCCTGTATGAACAGTGCACCCAGTGGCGCAGCGCACATGCCGATCATGAGCAGGCCTGGCAGCGGGTCCAGACATTGAGCAGTGACCTGAACAGCACCTTCGACGCGCTGCCTGGTGCAGGCCAGACCTTCGAGACACTGGAAAACAGCGCACGCCAGTTGAGCCGCAGACGGACCCTGAAGCTGTTGTCGGGCACTGTGCTGCTCGGTAGCGCGGGAAGCTGGCTGGCCAGGGATTACCCGGCGTGGAATGCCGACTTCAGTACCGGAATCGGCCAGTGCCAGAGTTATCGACTGGCCGACGGCAGCCAGTTGCAGCTCAATACTGACAGCGTCGCCAGCCTGGCCGGGCCTGGTCAGTTGCAGCTGGAACGTGGCGAACTATTGCTGGACTGCACCACCCCGGTCAGCGTCGCGGGCCGCCATGGACACTTCGAAGCCCAGGCCGGGCGTTTTGTGATCCGCCAGGAAGCGTCACGTAGCCGGGTCAGTGTGCTGCAAGGCCAACTGAGTATTCACGGTGTCGGTGGCCCCGTCACTCAGGTAGCGGCCGGGCAACACTATTGGGTCGACACCAAGGGCGTGCAGCGCCTGGCCGAACTGGACATGGAGGCTGGCGCCTGGGCGCAAGGGCTGATCGTCACCCGCAATATGCGTCTGGCGGATTTTCTGGCGGAGCTTGGCCGCTATCGCCGTGGTTATCTGGGTTGCACTGACGACATCGCCGGCTTGCGTTTGTCGGGTGTGTACCGCCTTGCCGATACCGACCAGTTGCTGGCCATGCTGCCCAAGACCCTGCCGGTCCAACTCAACTACCGCACACGCTGGTGGATCACCCTGCAGCGTCAGGTGTGA
- a CDS encoding imm11 family protein: MTKLYEPSASDQYRSFLFEDDLDEDLEWQDSYAPHLLASFGHSLATELTPLAIVLNPDEKKKKTADISLLGSNSLLVLSAKAHACLKDKLQPCGQFAPLASADECFIGFHVTRVLQDAVIWAASDYREQDAKKILYTPTLKQSSVEGNYVFMLQESQTRIYVSSTFFEDCERHGLTGIDWAQSKHINTSE; encoded by the coding sequence ATGACCAAGCTCTACGAGCCTTCAGCCAGCGACCAATATCGCTCGTTCTTGTTTGAAGACGATCTTGATGAGGACCTCGAATGGCAGGATAGCTATGCTCCTCATTTGCTGGCCAGCTTTGGACATAGTCTGGCCACTGAACTGACGCCCTTGGCAATCGTGCTGAATCCCGATGAGAAGAAAAAGAAGACGGCCGATATTTCTCTATTGGGCAGTAACTCATTGCTGGTGCTGAGTGCCAAAGCTCACGCCTGCCTGAAGGACAAACTACAGCCTTGCGGTCAATTCGCTCCGTTGGCCAGTGCTGATGAATGTTTCATAGGCTTTCATGTAACACGTGTTCTGCAAGATGCTGTTATCTGGGCAGCGTCCGACTATCGAGAACAAGACGCAAAAAAAATTCTCTACACGCCCACCCTCAAGCAATCGAGTGTCGAAGGAAACTACGTGTTCATGCTTCAGGAAAGCCAGACGCGTATCTATGTCTCCAGCACTTTTTTTGAAGATTGTGAGAGGCATGGCCTGACCGGCATTGACTGGGCTCAGTCGAAACACATAAACACCTCGGAGTGA
- a CDS encoding GntR family transcriptional regulator has translation MRKIDREAFLYEVLGNEQLPAHLARTVIEEKLRSAILDGRLPSGTALRQQELATLFGVSRMPVREALRQLEAQSLVRVQLHKGAVVAPLITEDAVDAYALRILFESEALRLSIPLLDAEDYALARQCIEELEIETDYSRIGTLNRMFHMALYAKTPNKRLMRLVEAGLNEEERFLRFNLSAMGLGKLVQDDHWELLRLAEAREIDATVEALHNHLNRAVNAITRYLASKAAETRPRRQRKQGTVDA, from the coding sequence ATGCGCAAGATCGATAGAGAAGCCTTTTTATACGAAGTGCTGGGCAACGAGCAGCTGCCGGCGCACCTTGCCCGAACCGTGATCGAAGAAAAACTACGCAGCGCCATCCTCGACGGCCGCCTGCCCAGCGGCACGGCATTGCGCCAGCAAGAGCTGGCGACCCTGTTCGGCGTCAGCCGCATGCCGGTACGCGAAGCCCTGCGCCAGCTTGAGGCTCAGTCGCTGGTACGTGTCCAATTGCATAAAGGCGCCGTAGTAGCTCCCTTGATCACGGAAGACGCCGTAGACGCCTACGCGCTGCGCATCCTGTTCGAGTCCGAGGCGCTGCGCCTGTCGATCCCGCTGCTTGATGCCGAGGACTACGCTCTGGCGCGCCAATGCATCGAAGAGCTGGAAATAGAAACCGACTACAGCCGTATCGGTACGCTCAACCGCATGTTCCATATGGCGCTGTACGCCAAGACGCCCAACAAGCGTTTGATGCGTCTGGTCGAGGCCGGGTTGAACGAAGAAGAGCGCTTCCTGCGGTTTAATCTTTCCGCCATGGGCCTGGGCAAACTTGTTCAGGACGACCATTGGGAACTGCTGCGCCTTGCCGAAGCCCGGGAGATCGACGCCACTGTCGAGGCCCTGCATAACCACCTCAATCGTGCGGTCAACGCCATTACCCGTTATCTGGCGAGCAAGGCAGCTGAAACCCGGCCCAGACGCCAACGTAAGCAAGGCACCGTCGACGCTTGA
- a CDS encoding TonB-dependent siderophore receptor, whose amino-acid sequence MNQPHSASLSAARPIIRSALGLAVRTAIICSSLGAVTWSFQAQAQESVTQALRNYSIAPAPLGEALNQFARQAGISLATTPEQTAGLRSRSLQGRYATDQALQLLLQGTGLQASSADGSNYILSSSVEQTLSLPSTDIRGFSLGNALGSAEGYNATHSQVATKTSTALLETSQSVSVVTRQQMDDQGAQSVAQAMRYSPGVLTNPYGATHRYDYVAMRGFNDGSVDNIYLDGLKSMGDSGTYSTMQVDPYFLERVDVLKGPSSVLYGRSSPGGLVALTSKKPLYEDYHQIQATIGTQGQRGLGFDFSGPLDDDKRIAYRLIGLSERSDTQFDHVEEKRYALAPTLSIDFSEDTSLTLQAYLQHDPEGGYHSGVPADGSLRQRNGQRISEHFFDGEPGVDGYSRDQQSFGYQFEHRFNDTFTARQNFRYLDSDVDVDQVYGYGWTSATGNELNRYYSGGRERLHSFIVDNMVQAEFFTGAIKHTVLLGADYQRRKTVVDWTSGAASPLNAFTPVYGDTTISYYSPTRYLRRLEQTGLYAQDLIELDRWRVSLGLRQDWVKTSEENRLAEFARPLGTEVEDRRSKFTGRAGVLYLFDNGVAPYLSYSESFNPNSFADSNGNPLAPTDGTQWEAGIKYQPPGTDNLFTASVFRIDQENLASKLPQENFYRPIGAVRSQGLELEAHVQLTEQFKLLGSYTFTDIEYSKSMLSTLSTASNVIENKGNSPTQAPRQMASLWGDYRFNQGALDGLRLGAGVRYVGYSWADAENTLKVPAYTLFDASVGYDLGKVGLKGVDVRLNANNLSNESYVASCASLSYCYMGEERNVVATVSYEF is encoded by the coding sequence ATGAACCAGCCTCACTCTGCCTCGCTATCCGCTGCCAGACCAATCATCCGCTCAGCCCTGGGGCTGGCCGTACGCACAGCCATCATCTGTTCTTCGCTAGGAGCCGTCACTTGGTCATTCCAGGCACAAGCGCAAGAGAGCGTGACCCAGGCGCTACGCAACTACTCAATTGCGCCAGCGCCGCTGGGCGAAGCCTTGAATCAATTCGCCCGCCAGGCCGGCATCAGCCTGGCCACCACCCCAGAGCAAACTGCCGGCCTGCGCTCCCGGAGCCTGCAAGGCCGTTACGCCACTGACCAGGCTCTGCAGCTGCTGTTACAGGGCACCGGCCTGCAGGCCAGCTCGGCCGATGGCAGCAACTACATCCTGAGCAGCAGCGTCGAGCAGACCTTGTCGCTGCCCTCGACGGACATTCGCGGTTTCTCGCTGGGCAACGCACTGGGCAGTGCCGAAGGCTACAACGCGACCCACAGCCAAGTGGCGACCAAAACCAGTACCGCGCTGCTGGAGACTTCACAGTCGGTGTCGGTGGTGACCCGCCAGCAGATGGATGACCAGGGCGCCCAGAGCGTCGCCCAGGCCATGCGCTACTCCCCCGGCGTGCTGACCAATCCCTATGGTGCAACGCATCGTTATGACTATGTGGCGATGCGTGGCTTCAACGATGGCTCGGTGGATAACATCTACCTCGATGGCCTCAAGTCGATGGGCGACAGCGGCACCTACAGCACCATGCAGGTCGACCCGTACTTTCTGGAGCGGGTGGACGTGCTGAAGGGGCCGTCATCGGTGCTGTATGGCCGCAGTTCACCCGGGGGCCTGGTGGCACTGACCAGCAAGAAGCCGCTGTATGAGGATTACCATCAGATTCAGGCGACCATAGGCACTCAAGGGCAGCGCGGGCTGGGCTTCGATTTCAGCGGACCACTGGACGATGACAAGCGCATCGCCTATCGGCTGATCGGCCTCAGCGAACGCTCCGATACCCAGTTCGATCATGTCGAAGAAAAGCGTTATGCCTTGGCGCCAACCTTGAGTATCGACTTCAGCGAAGACACCTCGCTGACCTTGCAGGCCTACTTGCAGCATGATCCTGAGGGCGGTTATCACAGCGGCGTGCCCGCCGATGGTTCGCTGCGTCAGCGCAATGGCCAACGGATCTCTGAACACTTCTTCGACGGCGAGCCGGGCGTCGATGGCTACAGCCGCGATCAGCAGTCTTTCGGTTATCAGTTCGAGCACCGTTTCAATGACACCTTCACCGCACGGCAGAACTTCCGCTATCTGGATTCGGACGTCGACGTGGATCAGGTCTACGGCTATGGCTGGACCAGTGCCACCGGCAACGAGTTGAACCGGTATTACTCGGGCGGTCGCGAAAGGCTGCATTCGTTCATTGTCGACAATATGGTGCAGGCCGAATTCTTCACCGGCGCGATCAAGCACACCGTATTACTGGGCGCGGACTATCAACGGCGCAAGACCGTGGTCGACTGGACCAGCGGCGCGGCGTCACCGCTCAATGCGTTTACGCCTGTGTATGGCGACACGACCATCAGTTACTACAGCCCGACCCGCTACTTGCGTCGTTTGGAGCAGACCGGGCTGTACGCTCAGGATCTGATTGAACTGGACCGCTGGCGCGTCTCGCTCGGCTTGCGCCAGGACTGGGTCAAGACCTCGGAAGAAAACCGTTTGGCCGAGTTTGCTCGGCCGCTGGGTACCGAGGTCGAAGATCGCCGTAGCAAATTCACCGGCCGCGCCGGGGTGCTGTATCTGTTCGACAACGGCGTGGCGCCGTACCTGAGCTACTCCGAGTCGTTCAACCCCAACTCGTTTGCCGACAGCAACGGCAACCCGTTGGCACCGACTGACGGAACGCAATGGGAAGCGGGGATCAAATATCAGCCACCGGGCACCGATAACCTGTTCACCGCCTCGGTATTCCGCATCGATCAGGAGAACCTGGCGTCCAAGCTGCCACAGGAGAACTTCTACCGGCCGATAGGAGCAGTACGCTCGCAAGGTCTGGAGCTGGAAGCCCATGTGCAGCTCACCGAGCAATTCAAGTTGCTGGGCAGCTACACCTTTACCGACATCGAATACTCCAAGTCGATGCTCAGCACCTTGAGCACGGCGAGCAATGTAATCGAGAACAAAGGCAACTCTCCAACCCAGGCGCCGAGGCAGATGGCTTCGCTGTGGGGCGACTATCGCTTTAACCAGGGGGCGCTGGACGGGCTGCGCCTCGGTGCCGGGGTACGCTATGTCGGCTATAGCTGGGCAGATGCAGAGAACACCCTGAAGGTTCCAGCCTATACCCTGTTCGATGCTTCGGTGGGTTATGACCTGGGCAAGGTCGGACTCAAAGGTGTGGATGTACGGCTCAACGCCAATAACCTGAGCAATGAGTCGTACGTCGCATCCTGTGCCAGCCTGAGTTACTGCTACATGGGCGAAGAGCGCAATGTGGTCGCGACTGTCAGCTACGAGTTCTGA